A single region of the Halorussus gelatinilyticus genome encodes:
- a CDS encoding methytransferase partner Trm112: MKQSLMDIICCPLDKQELELDATETEGDEEVISGTLTCTECGETYPIEDGIPNLLPPDMRDVEA; this comes from the coding sequence ATGAAGCAGTCGCTGATGGACATCATCTGTTGTCCGCTGGACAAGCAGGAACTCGAACTCGACGCGACCGAGACCGAGGGCGACGAGGAGGTCATCTCGGGCACGCTGACCTGTACCGAGTGCGGCGAGACCTACCCCATCGAGGACGGCATCCCGAACCTCCTCCCGCCGGACATGCGCGACGTGGAAGCGTAG
- a CDS encoding DUF7523 family protein, which produces MSLAEETRAAARRRPFLVDALRAGVVNYTAAARELAEEMDGDPDNDSVATALRRFADSLPDRDADSRSARVSMKSGLGEVEASADAADALLAVGDTRLAPGEGSLTGVLASGDVAATALGHVLGRLDAEGVAVRAAGLAGESLLVAVERRDGPDALRVVEDALDAVPGE; this is translated from the coding sequence ATGTCACTGGCCGAGGAGACTCGCGCGGCGGCCCGACGGCGGCCCTTCCTCGTGGACGCGCTCCGGGCGGGCGTCGTCAACTACACCGCGGCGGCACGCGAACTGGCCGAGGAGATGGACGGCGACCCGGACAACGACTCGGTCGCCACCGCGCTCCGGCGGTTCGCCGATTCGTTGCCCGACCGCGACGCCGACTCGCGGAGCGCGCGCGTCTCGATGAAGAGCGGACTGGGCGAAGTCGAAGCGAGTGCAGACGCCGCGGACGCCCTGCTCGCGGTCGGCGATACCCGCCTCGCGCCCGGCGAGGGGTCGCTCACGGGCGTTCTTGCGTCGGGCGACGTGGCCGCCACCGCGCTCGGTCACGTTCTCGGGCGCTTGGACGCCGAAGGGGTGGCGGTCCGCGCGGCCGGACTCGCGGGCGAGAGCCTGCTCGTGGCGGTCGAGCGTCGCGACGGGCCGGACGCGCTCCGCGTCGTGGAGGACGCCCTCGACGCGGTGCCCGGCGAGTGA
- a CDS encoding DUF7524 family protein — MSESLPVRLNRDRLHDIETRASFETTDSFAVMVHNGDAPVHVHLHLDDALSAVASIPANNHFVDADSTRQVGVEVEEGGPRPVEGQLKIVTGHGAETDYVSVTIAEPEEEEPVAVDETLAERSATPGDADDEEDAGFEFPTAALRQNGPVAVLGLLALAVAAGSASLADGVAVFAGSLAVLGSLVAAGYLLAR; from the coding sequence GTGTCAGAGAGTCTCCCCGTCCGCCTCAACCGCGACCGTCTACACGACATCGAGACGCGGGCGTCGTTCGAGACGACCGACTCGTTCGCGGTGATGGTCCACAACGGCGACGCGCCGGTCCACGTCCACCTACATCTGGACGACGCGCTATCGGCGGTCGCTTCCATCCCCGCGAACAACCACTTCGTAGACGCCGACTCGACCCGGCAGGTCGGCGTCGAGGTCGAGGAGGGCGGTCCCCGGCCGGTCGAAGGCCAACTCAAAATCGTCACCGGCCACGGCGCGGAGACCGATTACGTCTCCGTCACGATTGCCGAACCCGAAGAAGAGGAGCCGGTCGCGGTGGACGAGACGCTCGCCGAACGTTCCGCCACGCCCGGCGACGCCGACGACGAGGAGGATGCCGGCTTCGAGTTCCCGACCGCGGCCCTCCGCCAGAACGGCCCGGTCGCCGTCCTCGGTCTCCTCGCGCTGGCCGTCGCCGCCGGGTCGGCCTCGCTCGCGGACGGCGTGGCCGTGTTCGCCGGGTCGCTGGCCGTCCTCGGGAGTCTCGTCGCCGCGGGCTATCTCCTCGCTCGGTAG
- a CDS encoding UPF0058 family protein — MQKAELIYLHALLAKTHDYLAVRHDLPETFEGYESDGVGPYQIQRRKDEHETAVGLLAERLGDEVRAELRGDSVAEPDDDAGDEPRELELREA; from the coding sequence ATGCAGAAAGCCGAACTCATCTACCTTCACGCGCTGCTCGCAAAGACCCACGACTACCTCGCGGTCCGCCACGACCTGCCCGAGACGTTCGAGGGGTACGAATCGGACGGAGTCGGACCGTATCAGATTCAGCGTCGGAAAGACGAACACGAGACGGCAGTCGGTCTCCTCGCCGAGAGACTCGGGGACGAGGTGAGAGCGGAACTACGAGGCGACTCAGTAGCGGAACCGGACGACGACGCGGGAGACGAGCCGCGAGAACTCGAACTCCGGGAAGCGTGA